The following are from one region of the Tachysurus fulvidraco isolate hzauxx_2018 chromosome 15, HZAU_PFXX_2.0, whole genome shotgun sequence genome:
- the vasnb gene encoding vasorin b isoform X2: MKPFFHLLLPLLLYLHLASWTLASSCPKDCSCSSHDSILCYTRQAITMPSDVPASTKNLYVFKNGIETIDQEDFIGLESLEMLDLSQNKLKDLPDRVFEPLSSLRNLDLSANQITHISHQSFAGLELLERLYLHTNVIKSIHPAAFAGLEQLLELKLYRNELATLPALEMPHLLLLDLRFNKIPSPGPADIQTPKLESLKLGGLGLSTLNQELLGSFKNLHELDISNNQLKVLPQVLWKAKGLVRLSLAGNPVGPLKWENFENLNELQELDISNLSLQSLPDNMTLLFPHMKKITVAENPFNCLCTLAWFPNWLRNKQILLGRTEETRCHFPPRNAGKVLERLGHHEFGCPSRTTISPAKTTTLVPPLITTLHTTPHAILPLKPSDEPSLETDSHPLLPDPASPSSSTGSDLNINFCPSSICLNGGTCWLDHQRHFGCTCPRGASGKYCENKEVLDLPEDFSTATVSGMSEIFATKVTSSSILLDLYRYIERRPYIRGVKLTYKNLSGSDKRPKQLNIPAFYAEYTMRGLLPNSTYFICASPLDEPNDEDSVCTEAQTLNQQYTSAQVEDPQLTTMLVPALAILFLLVLVAVAVGVAWYINRKKRKQLHLYCDPSQLELEGVKADMDNGALPQKQPDIMSSQSAVQKDYLDYEMPLIQDCCVANNLNTLKPS, translated from the coding sequence ATGAAGCCCTTCTTCCATCTGCTGCTACCCTTGCTCCTCTATCTGCATTTGGCTTCCTGGACATTGGCCAGTAGCTGTCCAAAAGACTGTTCCTGTTCAAGTCATGACTCCATTCTCTGTTATACACGCCAGGCAATAACCATGCCTTCTGACGTCCCTGCATCAACAAAAAACCTGTATGTCTTTAAGAATGGCATTGAGACCATAGACCAGGAAGATTTTATTGGGTTGGAAAGCCTAGAGATGCTCGACTTAAGTCAGAACAAGCTGAAAGATCTACCAGATCGGGTGTTTGAGCCACTATCTTCCCTACGTAACTTGGATCTTTCAGCTAACCAAATCACCCATATTTCTCATCAGAGTTTTGCTGGACTGGAGTTGCTGGAAAGGCTCTATCTTCACACCAATGTCATTAAGAGCATACACCCTGCAGCTTTTGCTGGTCTGGAGCAGTTACTCGAGTTAAAGCTGTACAGAAATGAGCTGGCAACATTACCTGCTCTTGAAATGCCCCATCTGCTTCTCCTGGATCTGCGGTTCAATAAAATCCCTTCACCAGGCCCAGCTGACATCCAGACACCCAAATTAGAGTCACTTAAGTTGGGTGGATTAGGACTGAGCACTCTGAATCAGGAACTCTTGGGTAGCTTTAAGAACCTTCATGAACTGGATATTTCAAACAATCAACTGAAGGTTTTACCTCAAGTGCTTTGGAAGGCAAAGGGCTTGGTCAGACTCAGTTTAGCTGGCAATCCTGTAGGTCCATTAAAGTGGGAAAATTTTGAGAACCTGAATGAACTGCAGGAGTTGGACATCAGCAACCTCAGTCTGCAGAGTTTGCCTGATAACATGACCCTGCTCTTCCctcacatgaaaaaaattacTGTTGCAGAGAATCCCTTTAACTGTCTCTGCACACTTGCCTGGTTTCCCAACTGGCTGCGTAACAAACAGATATTGCTGGGAAGGACAGAGGAGACCCGCTGTCATTTTCCACCCAGGAATGCAGGAAAGGTGTTGGAAAGACTAGGACATCATGAATTTGGATGCCCTTCAAGGACTACTATCAGTCCAGCTAAGACGACCACACTGGTCCCACCTCTAATCACCACTTTGCATACCACACCACATGCAATTCTCCCTCTTAAGCCTAGCGATGAACCTTCTttagagacagacagtcatCCTCTACTTCCAGACCCAGCTTCCCCAAGCAGCAGTACAGGATCAGATCTGAATATAAATTTTTGTCCGTCCAGTATCTGCCTAAATGGAGGCACATGTTGGCTAGATCATCAGCGTCATTTTGGGTGCACTTGTCCTCGTGGGGCTTCAGGGAAATATTGTGAAAATAAGGAGGTTTTGGATCTACCTGAAGATTTCTCTACAGCAACGGTCAGCGGGATGTCTGAAATCTTTGCAACAAAGGTAACAAGCTCATCAATACTGCTAGATCTTTATCGCTACATTGAGAGGCGTCCATACATTCGTGGTGTCAAACTAACTTATAAAAACCTCTCAGGATCAGATAAACGTCCAAAGCAACTCAATATTCCAGCCTTTTATGCAGAGTACACAATGCGTGGACTGCTTCCAAATTCCACTTATTTCATCTGTGCCAGTCCACTGGACGAGCCCAATGATGAAGACAGTGTATGCACAGAGGCTCAGACATTAAACCAGCAGTACACCAGTGCACAAGTAGAAGATCCACAGCTCACAACGATGCTTGTGCCAGCATTGGCTATTCTTTTCCTGTTAGTGCTAGTGGCAGTTGCTGTTGGTGTGGCTTGGtacataaacagaaaaaaaagaaaacaattacaCCTGTATTGTGACCCTTCCCAACTGGAATTGGAGGGTGTTAAAGCAGATATGGACAATGGAGCCCTGCCACAAAAGCAGCCAGATATAATGTCATCTCAATCAGCAGTGCAGAAAGATTATTTGGACTATGAGATGCCACTCATACAAGATTGCTGTGTTGCAAACAACTTGAACACTTTAAAGCCATCCTGA
- the vasnb gene encoding vasorin b isoform X1: MLCQQPSDEKGTKPGLSVSSTMKPFFHLLLPLLLYLHLASWTLASSCPKDCSCSSHDSILCYTRQAITMPSDVPASTKNLYVFKNGIETIDQEDFIGLESLEMLDLSQNKLKDLPDRVFEPLSSLRNLDLSANQITHISHQSFAGLELLERLYLHTNVIKSIHPAAFAGLEQLLELKLYRNELATLPALEMPHLLLLDLRFNKIPSPGPADIQTPKLESLKLGGLGLSTLNQELLGSFKNLHELDISNNQLKVLPQVLWKAKGLVRLSLAGNPVGPLKWENFENLNELQELDISNLSLQSLPDNMTLLFPHMKKITVAENPFNCLCTLAWFPNWLRNKQILLGRTEETRCHFPPRNAGKVLERLGHHEFGCPSRTTISPAKTTTLVPPLITTLHTTPHAILPLKPSDEPSLETDSHPLLPDPASPSSSTGSDLNINFCPSSICLNGGTCWLDHQRHFGCTCPRGASGKYCENKEVLDLPEDFSTATVSGMSEIFATKVTSSSILLDLYRYIERRPYIRGVKLTYKNLSGSDKRPKQLNIPAFYAEYTMRGLLPNSTYFICASPLDEPNDEDSVCTEAQTLNQQYTSAQVEDPQLTTMLVPALAILFLLVLVAVAVGVAWYINRKKRKQLHLYCDPSQLELEGVKADMDNGALPQKQPDIMSSQSAVQKDYLDYEMPLIQDCCVANNLNTLKPS, translated from the exons ATGTTATGTCAACAGCCCAGTGATGAAAAGGGAACAAAGCCAG GGCTGAGTGTCAGCAGCACCATGAAGCCCTTCTTCCATCTGCTGCTACCCTTGCTCCTCTATCTGCATTTGGCTTCCTGGACATTGGCCAGTAGCTGTCCAAAAGACTGTTCCTGTTCAAGTCATGACTCCATTCTCTGTTATACACGCCAGGCAATAACCATGCCTTCTGACGTCCCTGCATCAACAAAAAACCTGTATGTCTTTAAGAATGGCATTGAGACCATAGACCAGGAAGATTTTATTGGGTTGGAAAGCCTAGAGATGCTCGACTTAAGTCAGAACAAGCTGAAAGATCTACCAGATCGGGTGTTTGAGCCACTATCTTCCCTACGTAACTTGGATCTTTCAGCTAACCAAATCACCCATATTTCTCATCAGAGTTTTGCTGGACTGGAGTTGCTGGAAAGGCTCTATCTTCACACCAATGTCATTAAGAGCATACACCCTGCAGCTTTTGCTGGTCTGGAGCAGTTACTCGAGTTAAAGCTGTACAGAAATGAGCTGGCAACATTACCTGCTCTTGAAATGCCCCATCTGCTTCTCCTGGATCTGCGGTTCAATAAAATCCCTTCACCAGGCCCAGCTGACATCCAGACACCCAAATTAGAGTCACTTAAGTTGGGTGGATTAGGACTGAGCACTCTGAATCAGGAACTCTTGGGTAGCTTTAAGAACCTTCATGAACTGGATATTTCAAACAATCAACTGAAGGTTTTACCTCAAGTGCTTTGGAAGGCAAAGGGCTTGGTCAGACTCAGTTTAGCTGGCAATCCTGTAGGTCCATTAAAGTGGGAAAATTTTGAGAACCTGAATGAACTGCAGGAGTTGGACATCAGCAACCTCAGTCTGCAGAGTTTGCCTGATAACATGACCCTGCTCTTCCctcacatgaaaaaaattacTGTTGCAGAGAATCCCTTTAACTGTCTCTGCACACTTGCCTGGTTTCCCAACTGGCTGCGTAACAAACAGATATTGCTGGGAAGGACAGAGGAGACCCGCTGTCATTTTCCACCCAGGAATGCAGGAAAGGTGTTGGAAAGACTAGGACATCATGAATTTGGATGCCCTTCAAGGACTACTATCAGTCCAGCTAAGACGACCACACTGGTCCCACCTCTAATCACCACTTTGCATACCACACCACATGCAATTCTCCCTCTTAAGCCTAGCGATGAACCTTCTttagagacagacagtcatCCTCTACTTCCAGACCCAGCTTCCCCAAGCAGCAGTACAGGATCAGATCTGAATATAAATTTTTGTCCGTCCAGTATCTGCCTAAATGGAGGCACATGTTGGCTAGATCATCAGCGTCATTTTGGGTGCACTTGTCCTCGTGGGGCTTCAGGGAAATATTGTGAAAATAAGGAGGTTTTGGATCTACCTGAAGATTTCTCTACAGCAACGGTCAGCGGGATGTCTGAAATCTTTGCAACAAAGGTAACAAGCTCATCAATACTGCTAGATCTTTATCGCTACATTGAGAGGCGTCCATACATTCGTGGTGTCAAACTAACTTATAAAAACCTCTCAGGATCAGATAAACGTCCAAAGCAACTCAATATTCCAGCCTTTTATGCAGAGTACACAATGCGTGGACTGCTTCCAAATTCCACTTATTTCATCTGTGCCAGTCCACTGGACGAGCCCAATGATGAAGACAGTGTATGCACAGAGGCTCAGACATTAAACCAGCAGTACACCAGTGCACAAGTAGAAGATCCACAGCTCACAACGATGCTTGTGCCAGCATTGGCTATTCTTTTCCTGTTAGTGCTAGTGGCAGTTGCTGTTGGTGTGGCTTGGtacataaacagaaaaaaaagaaaacaattacaCCTGTATTGTGACCCTTCCCAACTGGAATTGGAGGGTGTTAAAGCAGATATGGACAATGGAGCCCTGCCACAAAAGCAGCCAGATATAATGTCATCTCAATCAGCAGTGCAGAAAGATTATTTGGACTATGAGATGCCACTCATACAAGATTGCTGTGTTGCAAACAACTTGAACACTTTAAAGCCATCCTGA